In Brevibacterium pigmentatum, the sequence GAAGTACCGACCCGATGAGATCCCCGACCCCGCCGAGGCTGACTAGGCCAGGCGAGTCAGCTTGATAACTTTATCAACGGCCTGAATCTAGCGGCTGAAAACGGCAGGGGAGAGGATCACTTCACCCAAGGCTCTTCGCCGGTCTCGGAGACGATCGGCTTGCCATTGTCGATGTTCCAAGAGCCCATGCCGCCGACGACATCAAAGGCGTCGAAGCCATTCTGATTGAGCCAGGCCACGGCTCGGTTCGAGCGTCCGCCGGTGCGGCAGATGACGTACATATCGTCATCGAGAGGAAGATCGTCCAGGCGGGTGGGCAGCTCGCCCAGCGGTACATGGATCGCGCCTTCGATATGGCCGGCCTCCCATTCGTCATCCTCGCGGACGTCGATGATGGCGGCCCCTTCGGGGATGTCGTTGACGGTGACGGTCGTTTCTTCATCCATGTCTTCAGTGTAGGCACGCACGTCGGGTGCTCGCACACGGCTGACTTGAACGCGCCGGTGATCGTGTGGGCGCCCGTGCCTGCATCCGTGTGCGCAGGTTGAACGCCTCCGTCGTTTCAGGCGTTCACCCAGTTCCAAGGGGGCTGTTGCCGACCGGAGAGCCGTGTGAGAATGACCGTGTAGTCGTTGACGC encodes:
- a CDS encoding rhodanese-like domain-containing protein — its product is MDEETTVTVNDIPEGAAIIDVREDDEWEAGHIEGAIHVPLGELPTRLDDLPLDDDMYVICRTGGRSNRAVAWLNQNGFDAFDVVGGMGSWNIDNGKPIVSETGEEPWVK